In Streptomyces qaidamensis, one DNA window encodes the following:
- a CDS encoding GTP-binding protein has protein sequence MVSEHSDAPDGESAALALKILVAGGFGVGKTTLVGAVSEIRPLRTEELLSEAGQSVDDTDGVDHKTTTTVAMDFGRITIRSGLSLYLFGTPGQDRFWFLWDELSQGALGAVVLADTRRLEDCFPAVDYFEHRRIPFVVAVNCFAGARRHGAPDVSRALDLDRGTPVVLCDARDRDSGKEVLIRLVEYAGRMHTARLLDSVG, from the coding sequence ATGGTCTCCGAGCACTCCGACGCCCCGGACGGCGAGAGCGCCGCACTGGCGCTGAAGATTCTGGTCGCCGGCGGATTCGGCGTGGGCAAGACCACCCTGGTGGGCGCCGTCAGCGAGATCCGGCCGCTGCGCACCGAGGAACTCCTCAGCGAAGCAGGCCAGTCGGTGGACGACACCGACGGCGTGGACCACAAGACCACCACGACCGTCGCCATGGACTTCGGACGCATCACCATCCGGTCCGGTCTGTCCCTGTACCTCTTCGGAACGCCGGGCCAGGACCGGTTCTGGTTCCTGTGGGACGAGTTGTCGCAAGGGGCGCTCGGTGCGGTCGTCCTCGCGGACACCCGTCGCCTGGAGGACTGCTTCCCCGCGGTCGACTACTTCGAGCACCGGCGCATCCCCTTCGTGGTGGCGGTCAACTGCTTCGCGGGCGCCCGGCGGCACGGCGCCCCGGACGTCTCGCGTGCCCTCGACCTCGACAGGGGCACGCCTGTGGTGCTGTGCGACGCTCGAGACCGCGACTCGGGGAAGGAGGTGCTGATCCGGCTCGTCGAGTACGCCGGGCGGATGCACACCGCCCGGCTGCTCGACTCGGTCGGCTGA
- a CDS encoding DUF742 domain-containing protein, with protein sequence MTEDMTGTPREQGSQWYDNEAGPLVRPYAMTGGRTRPGPTGVRFDLIALVTLDPGAPGVDDAPLGPEHRNLLDLCRPETQSVAELAAGADLPVGVVRVLLGDLLELGCVTVSRPVPPAQLPDERILREVIEGLRAL encoded by the coding sequence ATGACCGAGGACATGACGGGCACCCCGCGCGAGCAGGGCAGCCAGTGGTACGACAACGAGGCCGGCCCGCTCGTCCGCCCCTACGCCATGACGGGCGGACGCACCCGGCCCGGCCCGACCGGCGTTCGGTTCGACCTGATCGCCCTGGTCACGCTGGACCCGGGCGCACCCGGAGTGGACGACGCCCCGCTCGGCCCGGAACACCGCAACCTCCTCGACCTGTGCCGCCCGGAGACCCAGTCGGTCGCCGAACTCGCCGCCGGCGCGGACCTGCCCGTCGGCGTGGTCAGGGTGCTCCTCGGGGATCTCCTGGAACTCGGCTGCGTCACCGTCAGCCGCCCCGTACCACCGGCGCAACTGCCCGACGAACGGATCCTGCGCGAGGTGATCGAAGGCCTGAGAGCGCTGTAA
- a CDS encoding roadblock/LC7 domain-containing protein encodes MIQDPSTQSARHSGELDWLLDDLVLRVSDIRHAVVLSNDGLAVGASTGLRREDAEHLAAVASGFHSLAKGAGRHFGAGGVRQTMVEMDEGFLFVAAAGDGSCLALLTAVTADIGLVAYEMARLVKRVGEHLGTAPRMAAQPPAAG; translated from the coding sequence ATGATCCAGGATCCGAGCACACAGTCCGCCCGGCACTCCGGCGAACTCGACTGGCTGCTGGACGATCTGGTGCTCCGCGTGAGCGACATCCGGCACGCCGTGGTGCTGTCCAACGACGGCCTCGCCGTGGGCGCCTCGACCGGCCTGCGCCGCGAGGACGCCGAGCACCTCGCCGCCGTCGCCTCGGGCTTCCACAGCCTCGCCAAGGGCGCGGGACGGCACTTCGGCGCCGGCGGAGTCCGCCAGACCATGGTGGAGATGGACGAGGGCTTCCTGTTCGTGGCCGCCGCGGGCGACGGCTCCTGCCTCGCCCTTCTCACCGCCGTCACCGCCGACATCGGCCTCGTGGCCTATGAGATGGCCCGCCTGGTCAAACGCGTCGGCGAGCACCTCGGCACGGCGCCCCGCATGGCCGCGCAGCCCCCCGCCGCAGGATGA
- a CDS encoding nitrate- and nitrite sensing domain-containing protein, giving the protein MRTIRRTPTAGAEAPPPPVRGRRAHAGPPADESPDTPSGGTPEAAPPRAERWHIRPRTVRAKIVCLLMVPVVSLLALWAYATVTTAQDVSRLRQVQRVDATVRAPVSAAVAALQAERAAAVRHATDPSAVRTGELDELARRSDRAVAKLRLGKDTTVADSGELPTGVAQRLKAFVAGAERLPPLRAAVQDRRADWAETYDRYTRTISAAFGVGGALTGIRDADLGSDARVLLEFARAGEALAQEDAVLASARMDGTLTGERLRLFTGAVDRRRTLTESAVADLSGTERSAWNALADSSAYTGLRDAENGILAGGPGSKAVDAAPESTWNTAHARVQNGMRVIEDDAARGVAERADPFTRGLLTPAGAAVLLGLAAVAASLVISVRIGRGLVVELVSLRNSALEIARRKLPDAMRKLRAGEEIDIRAEAPPGAPAEDETGQVAEALGTVHRAALRAAVERAELASGISGVFVNLARRSQILVHRQLALLDSMERRSDDPNELSDLFRLDHLTTRMRRHAESLIILSGAAPGRAWRVPVSLTNVVRAAVSEVEDYARVEVRQLPEAAVAGAAVADLTHLLAEIIENAAQFSPPHTRVRVTGEPVGNGYAVEVEDRGLGMGKETLAEANRRIAQSEALDLFDSDRLGLFVVSRLAARHDVKVHLRTSPYGGTTAVVLLPTALLHTGAAERAPEAAEPARQPGGRAFARVPDDAPLQDAVPAQADRRALVAPVPAAAEPEAPRHADSSYPADTSRHADGPRHQETPSQNPPPGVATLRLHRPPQQPEDSDDLPRRVRQASLAPQLRDRRPEEQSSTPPPRDDERTPELVRDRMAAYRSGWARGGGRQPGRGTGSGPVTGSDSSEGDLA; this is encoded by the coding sequence ATGCGAACCATCCGTAGGACCCCGACAGCCGGCGCCGAGGCGCCGCCCCCTCCCGTGCGCGGCCGCCGTGCGCATGCCGGACCACCGGCCGACGAGAGCCCCGACACACCCTCGGGCGGCACGCCGGAAGCGGCACCCCCGCGCGCGGAGCGCTGGCACATACGCCCCCGCACCGTCCGCGCCAAGATCGTGTGCCTGCTGATGGTGCCGGTCGTCTCCCTCCTGGCCCTGTGGGCCTACGCCACGGTCACCACCGCCCAGGACGTCTCCCGGCTACGGCAGGTACAGCGCGTCGACGCCACGGTCCGCGCCCCCGTCTCCGCAGCCGTCGCCGCCCTCCAGGCCGAACGCGCGGCCGCCGTACGCCACGCCACCGACCCGTCCGCCGTCCGAACCGGCGAACTGGACGAGCTGGCCCGGCGCAGCGACCGGGCCGTGGCGAAACTACGGCTCGGCAAGGACACCACCGTCGCCGACAGCGGGGAACTGCCCACAGGAGTCGCCCAGCGGCTGAAGGCCTTCGTCGCCGGTGCCGAGCGACTGCCGCCGCTGCGCGCGGCGGTGCAGGACCGGCGCGCGGACTGGGCCGAGACGTACGACCGCTACACCCGGACCATCTCGGCCGCCTTCGGTGTGGGCGGCGCTCTCACCGGCATCCGGGACGCCGACCTCGGCTCCGACGCGCGTGTGCTCCTCGAATTCGCCCGAGCGGGCGAGGCACTGGCCCAGGAGGACGCGGTGCTGGCGAGCGCCCGCATGGACGGCACCCTGACCGGGGAGCGGCTCCGGCTCTTCACCGGCGCCGTCGACCGGCGCCGCACGCTCACCGAGTCGGCCGTCGCGGACCTGAGCGGCACCGAGCGCTCCGCATGGAACGCCCTCGCCGACAGCAGCGCCTACACCGGCCTGCGCGACGCCGAGAACGGGATCCTCGCCGGCGGGCCGGGCTCCAAGGCAGTCGACGCGGCACCCGAGAGCACCTGGAACACGGCCCACGCGCGCGTACAGAACGGCATGCGCGTCATCGAGGACGACGCGGCACGAGGGGTCGCGGAACGGGCCGACCCGTTCACCCGAGGACTGCTCACCCCGGCCGGCGCCGCCGTGCTGCTCGGCCTCGCCGCCGTCGCCGCCTCACTCGTCATCTCCGTACGCATCGGACGCGGCCTCGTGGTCGAACTGGTCAGCCTGCGCAACAGCGCCCTGGAGATCGCCCGGCGCAAACTCCCCGACGCCATGCGGAAGCTGCGCGCGGGCGAGGAGATCGACATCCGCGCCGAGGCCCCGCCGGGAGCGCCCGCGGAGGACGAGACCGGACAGGTCGCCGAGGCCCTCGGCACCGTGCACCGCGCCGCGCTGCGGGCCGCCGTGGAACGCGCCGAACTCGCCAGCGGCATCTCCGGCGTCTTCGTCAACCTCGCCCGCCGCAGCCAGATCCTCGTCCACCGGCAGCTGGCCCTCCTCGACAGTATGGAACGCCGCTCCGACGACCCGAACGAGCTGAGCGACCTCTTCCGCCTGGACCACCTCACCACCCGCATGCGGCGCCACGCGGAGAGCCTGATCATCCTCTCCGGAGCCGCCCCCGGCCGGGCCTGGCGCGTGCCGGTCTCCCTCACGAACGTGGTCCGCGCGGCCGTCTCCGAAGTGGAGGACTACGCGCGCGTGGAGGTACGGCAACTCCCCGAGGCAGCCGTGGCGGGCGCGGCCGTCGCCGACCTCACGCACCTGCTGGCCGAGATCATCGAGAACGCCGCCCAGTTCTCCCCGCCCCACACGCGTGTGCGCGTCACCGGAGAACCCGTCGGCAACGGCTACGCCGTCGAGGTCGAGGACCGCGGCCTCGGCATGGGCAAGGAGACCCTCGCCGAAGCCAACCGTCGCATCGCCCAGTCCGAGGCGCTCGACCTGTTCGACAGTGACCGGCTCGGCCTGTTCGTGGTCAGCAGACTCGCCGCCCGGCACGACGTCAAGGTCCACCTGAGGACCTCCCCGTACGGCGGCACCACCGCGGTCGTCCTGCTGCCCACCGCCCTGCTCCACACCGGCGCGGCGGAAAGGGCCCCCGAAGCGGCGGAACCAGCGCGACAGCCCGGGGGACGCGCCTTCGCGCGCGTGCCCGACGACGCCCCCCTCCAGGACGCCGTCCCGGCCCAGGCCGACCGGCGCGCCCTCGTGGCCCCCGTACCGGCCGCCGCGGAGCCCGAGGCCCCGCGCCACGCGGACAGCTCGTATCCCGCGGACACCTCACGTCACGCGGACGGTCCGCGCCACCAGGAGACCCCGAGCCAGAACCCGCCCCCAGGAGTCGCCACCTTGCGACTGCACCGCCCGCCGCAGCAGCCCGAAGACTCCGACGACCTCCCGCGCCGCGTACGACAGGCCAGCCTCGCTCCCCAACTGCGCGACAGGCGTCCCGAGGAGCAGTCGTCGACGCCCCCTCCCCGGGACGACGAGCGCACCCCCGAACTCGTACGGGACCGTATGGCGGCCTACCGCTCCGGATGGGCGCGCGGCGGCGGCAGGCAACCCGGCCGCGGTACCGGCTCCGGCCCCGTGACGGGCAGCGACAGCAGTGAAGGAGACCTCGCATGA
- a CDS encoding MHYT domain-containing protein: MGHLDHAALGWLTPALSYVMACIGAALGLRCTVRALATTGRSRRNWLVTAASAIGTGIWTMHFVAMLGFGVAGTDIRYDVPLTLLSLLVAMVVVCAGVFAVGYGRDRGRALIVGGLTTGIGVASMHYLGMAAVRLHGDVTYDPLLVGLSVLIAVVAATAALWAALNIKSPVAVTIASLIMGAAVSSMHYTGMFAVGVRVTPSAEVLPGATAMQFIFPLAVGLGSYLFLTSAFVALSPTAGERAASASAQRPVQGAAP, from the coding sequence ATGGGACACCTGGACCACGCAGCCCTGGGGTGGCTGACCCCCGCACTGTCGTACGTGATGGCCTGCATAGGCGCCGCGCTCGGTCTGCGCTGCACCGTCCGCGCGCTCGCCACCACCGGGCGCTCGCGCCGCAACTGGCTCGTCACCGCCGCCTCGGCGATCGGCACCGGCATCTGGACCATGCACTTCGTGGCGATGCTCGGCTTCGGCGTCGCCGGTACCGACATCCGCTACGACGTGCCGCTCACCCTGCTGAGCCTGCTCGTCGCCATGGTCGTCGTCTGCGCCGGCGTCTTCGCCGTCGGCTACGGCAGGGACCGCGGCCGGGCCCTGATCGTCGGCGGGCTCACCACCGGCATCGGCGTCGCCAGCATGCACTACCTGGGCATGGCGGCCGTCCGGCTGCACGGTGACGTGACCTACGACCCGCTGCTCGTCGGGCTCTCCGTCCTGATCGCCGTCGTGGCGGCCACGGCGGCCCTGTGGGCGGCCCTCAACATCAAGTCGCCCGTGGCGGTCACCATCGCCTCCCTGATCATGGGAGCGGCCGTCAGCAGCATGCACTACACCGGGATGTTCGCGGTGGGCGTGCGCGTCACGCCCTCGGCGGAGGTCCTGCCGGGGGCCACGGCGATGCAGTTCATCTTCCCCCTCGCCGTCGGCCTCGGCTCCTATCTCTTCCTGACCTCGGCCTTCGTCGCGCTGTCGCCGACGGCGGGAGAACGCGCGGCGTCCGCTTCGGCCCAGCGGCCGGTGCAGGGCGCCGCCCCCTAG
- a CDS encoding class I SAM-dependent methyltransferase, with protein sequence MSDEQTRVQEFFTARAADWDSRFPDDGPAYAAAVAELGLRAGDRVLDAGCGTGRALPPLRAAVGASGVVLGADLTPAMLREAVRAGRDRDGQLLLTDVAVLPLRSRSLDAVFGAGLISHLESPAENLRELARVVRPGGVLALFHPIGRAALAARHGRSITPDDLRAEPNLRLLLAGSGWRLTSYVDEDSRFLALAERED encoded by the coding sequence ATGAGCGACGAGCAGACGCGTGTTCAGGAGTTCTTCACCGCCCGCGCCGCCGACTGGGACAGCCGGTTCCCCGATGACGGTCCCGCCTACGCCGCCGCCGTCGCCGAGCTCGGACTGCGGGCGGGTGACCGGGTGCTCGACGCGGGGTGCGGCACCGGCCGCGCCCTGCCGCCGCTGCGAGCCGCCGTGGGGGCCTCGGGAGTGGTCCTCGGTGCCGACCTCACGCCCGCCATGCTGCGGGAGGCCGTACGGGCCGGCCGGGACCGTGACGGGCAGTTGCTGCTCACGGATGTCGCCGTGCTGCCCCTGCGCTCTCGGTCGCTGGACGCCGTGTTCGGGGCGGGCCTCATCTCGCACCTCGAAAGCCCGGCCGAGAACCTCCGGGAACTGGCGCGCGTGGTGCGCCCGGGTGGTGTGCTGGCGCTGTTCCACCCGATCGGCAGGGCGGCTCTCGCGGCACGTCACGGCCGCTCGATCACCCCGGACGACCTGCGCGCCGAGCCCAACCTCCGTCTGCTGCTGGCAGGTTCCGGGTGGCGCCTGACGTCCTACGTCGACGAGGACTCCCGTTTCCTGGCGCTCGCCGAGCGCGAGGACTGA
- a CDS encoding oxygenase MpaB family protein, with translation MKRFARLEQIRRMDPYDEATEIYRLSVAYEFPWDFTRALELALYRTYAVPGIGRLLARTAELTDRTQKRYDDTSLLLDTIVEHGFGSDEGRTAIRRINQMHRSYDISDDDMRYVLCTFVVMPKRWIDAYGWRRMSRHETVASAVHYRALGRHMGIKDIPGTYEEFETCLDTYEAAHFAWDADARRVSDATLDLMASWYPGPLAPLLRTTTLALLDDSLLRAFRYTPPHATTRAWVRRAVRLRGRAVRLLPPRRAPHFARQNWEIKGYPYGYRIADLGTRPVPGVRGCPVRHPAADAEAG, from the coding sequence GTGAAGCGCTTCGCGCGGCTCGAACAGATCCGCCGGATGGACCCGTACGACGAGGCTACCGAGATCTACCGGCTCAGCGTGGCGTACGAGTTTCCCTGGGACTTCACACGCGCCCTGGAGCTGGCCCTGTACCGCACCTACGCCGTCCCGGGCATCGGCCGGCTGCTGGCGCGCACGGCGGAGCTCACGGACCGGACGCAGAAGCGCTACGACGACACCTCGCTGCTCCTGGACACCATCGTCGAGCACGGCTTTGGCAGCGACGAGGGCAGGACGGCGATCCGCCGCATCAATCAGATGCACCGCAGCTACGACATCAGCGACGACGACATGCGCTACGTGCTGTGCACCTTCGTCGTGATGCCCAAACGGTGGATCGACGCCTACGGCTGGCGCAGGATGTCACGCCACGAGACCGTCGCGAGCGCCGTCCACTACCGCGCCCTGGGCCGGCACATGGGGATCAAGGACATCCCCGGGACCTACGAGGAGTTCGAGACCTGCCTCGACACCTACGAGGCCGCCCACTTCGCCTGGGACGCGGACGCCCGGCGCGTCTCGGACGCCACACTCGACCTGATGGCCTCCTGGTACCCCGGCCCGCTCGCACCCCTGCTGCGCACCACGACCCTCGCCCTGCTCGACGACTCGCTGCTGCGCGCCTTCCGCTACACCCCGCCGCATGCCACCACGCGCGCGTGGGTGCGTCGAGCGGTGCGGCTGCGGGGCCGCGCCGTCCGCCTGCTGCCGCCCCGGCGCGCCCCGCACTTCGCGCGCCAGAACTGGGAGATCAAGGGCTACCCGTACGGCTACCGGATCGCCGACCTGGGCACCCGCCCGGTCCCCGGCGTCCGGGGCTGTCCCGTGCGTCACCCGGCTGCGGACGCCGAGGCCGGGTGA
- a CDS encoding DEAD/DEAH box helicase, which yields MRTGSAVLSATPPSLVKFEESAIAEHPTPPAPSSDISELALCHSVFLPGDPPRTGSVAFWRPDGAAPPPVASSSAADLTVVVPHDGGVREASVPAVVAPARTALPVLMRARAGGQGHRSTVFWGAAALHALHLVARGLLLPGLSPGDHDAWRAGPLSAQDIEDLRRLAAAMPPEAHAAPLAGAGSLRLPDPEQLLRAFLDAVADTLPRSPAAPLVTGGPAYAAPEPVRLPEQRAWAADVAAGHDAGVRLSLRIEADGLTDAADDGTDVTFRAVLQVHSVSDPALVADAADVWAGTGGEAFGPRARMDALLALRRAARAWAPLTPLLSAAVPDAAELADEEVTELLGAGALALSAAGVDVHWPKGLSRELSTRADVGPSDDGPESGATVAAMPSFLSADALLAFTWSFAVDDRRLDREELDRLAEAKRPVVRLRDQWVLIDPQEARLARSRQDRKVTPVDALGAALTGWAEVDGRRVEVRPTGWLAALRERLADPEAQQAVEQPPALAATLRDYQRRGLNWLAGMTSLGLGCCLADDMGLGKTITLIALHLHRQTDAGSAGPTLVVCPTSLMGNWQREIERFAPGTPVRRFHGARRGLDGLADGEFVLTTYGTMRLDAPRLAGVPWGMLVADEAQHVKNPYSSTARELRSIGARARVALTGTPVENNLSELWAILDWTTPGLLGRLGTFRRRYAEAVEGGQDPAAADRLARLVRPFLLRRHKSDPGIAPELPPKTETDHAVSLTQEQAALYEAVVREALAEISGAGSMARRGLIVKLLTGLKQICNHPAQYLKEERPVISGRSGKLELLDELLGTILAERAGVLVFTQYVQMARLLERHLAARGTPSQFLHGGTSVAEREAMVRRFQDGEVPVFLLSLKAAGTGLNLTRAEHVVHYDRWWNPAVEAQATDRAYRIGQTRPVQVHRIVAEGTIEDRIAELLLRKRELADAVLGAGEAALTELTDAELADLVELRGGLR from the coding sequence ATGCGCACCGGAAGTGCTGTACTCTCGGCGACTCCGCCCTCACTAGTCAAATTTGAGGAATCAGCCATAGCCGAGCATCCGACTCCCCCGGCACCCTCCTCCGACATCTCCGAACTGGCTCTCTGCCACTCCGTGTTCCTGCCCGGCGACCCCCCACGCACCGGGAGTGTCGCCTTCTGGCGGCCCGACGGAGCTGCACCTCCGCCAGTGGCCTCCTCGTCCGCCGCGGACCTGACCGTCGTCGTGCCGCATGACGGCGGGGTCAGGGAAGCGAGCGTGCCCGCCGTCGTGGCGCCGGCGCGCACGGCCCTGCCCGTCCTCATGCGCGCGCGTGCCGGCGGGCAGGGACACCGCTCCACCGTCTTCTGGGGCGCGGCGGCGCTGCACGCCCTGCACCTCGTCGCGCGCGGACTGCTGCTGCCGGGGCTGTCACCGGGCGACCACGACGCCTGGCGCGCGGGCCCGCTGAGCGCCCAGGACATCGAGGACCTGCGCCGCCTCGCCGCCGCGATGCCGCCCGAGGCGCACGCCGCGCCCCTGGCAGGTGCCGGGTCGCTGCGGCTGCCCGACCCGGAGCAGCTCCTGCGCGCCTTCCTCGACGCGGTCGCCGACACTCTGCCGCGCTCCCCCGCCGCTCCGCTGGTGACGGGCGGTCCCGCCTATGCGGCACCGGAGCCGGTGCGGCTGCCCGAGCAGCGCGCCTGGGCCGCCGATGTCGCGGCGGGCCACGACGCGGGCGTACGGCTGTCGCTGCGGATCGAGGCGGACGGCTTGACGGACGCGGCGGACGACGGCACGGACGTGACGTTCCGGGCCGTGCTGCAGGTGCACAGCGTCAGCGATCCGGCGCTCGTCGCGGACGCCGCGGACGTCTGGGCCGGCACCGGGGGCGAGGCCTTCGGTCCGCGGGCGCGGATGGACGCACTGCTCGCCCTGCGCCGGGCGGCCCGGGCCTGGGCCCCGCTCACCCCCCTGCTGTCCGCGGCCGTGCCGGACGCGGCCGAACTGGCCGACGAGGAGGTCACCGAGCTCCTCGGGGCGGGCGCCCTCGCACTGAGCGCGGCCGGGGTCGACGTGCACTGGCCGAAGGGGCTGTCCCGTGAGCTCAGCACGCGCGCGGACGTGGGGCCTTCCGACGACGGACCGGAATCCGGCGCGACCGTCGCGGCCATGCCGTCGTTCCTGTCCGCCGACGCACTGCTCGCCTTCACGTGGTCGTTCGCCGTGGATGACAGGCGGCTGGACCGTGAAGAGCTGGACCGCCTGGCCGAGGCGAAGCGCCCGGTGGTACGGCTGCGCGACCAGTGGGTCCTGATCGACCCTCAGGAGGCGCGCCTGGCACGCTCCCGGCAGGACCGCAAGGTGACTCCGGTGGACGCCCTGGGCGCGGCCCTGACGGGCTGGGCGGAGGTGGACGGCCGCCGGGTCGAGGTGCGGCCCACCGGGTGGCTGGCGGCCCTCCGGGAGCGGCTCGCGGATCCGGAGGCGCAGCAGGCCGTGGAGCAGCCGCCCGCCCTCGCCGCCACCCTGCGGGACTACCAGCGGCGAGGCCTGAACTGGCTCGCCGGTATGACGTCGCTGGGCCTTGGTTGCTGTCTCGCCGACGACATGGGGCTGGGCAAGACGATCACCCTGATCGCGCTGCACCTGCACCGGCAAACCGACGCCGGGTCCGCCGGACCCACCCTGGTGGTCTGCCCGACGTCCCTGATGGGCAACTGGCAGCGGGAGATCGAACGGTTCGCGCCCGGCACACCCGTTCGGCGCTTCCACGGGGCGCGGCGCGGCCTGGACGGGCTCGCGGACGGGGAGTTCGTGCTCACCACGTACGGCACGATGCGCCTGGACGCGCCCCGGCTCGCCGGGGTGCCGTGGGGCATGCTCGTTGCGGACGAGGCCCAGCACGTGAAGAACCCGTACTCCTCGACGGCGCGGGAGCTGCGTTCCATCGGCGCACGCGCGCGTGTGGCGCTCACCGGCACCCCGGTGGAGAACAACCTGTCGGAGCTGTGGGCGATCCTCGACTGGACGACCCCGGGGCTGCTGGGCCGGCTCGGCACCTTCCGCAGGCGGTACGCGGAAGCCGTCGAGGGCGGTCAGGACCCGGCCGCGGCCGACCGGCTGGCCAGGCTCGTACGTCCGTTCCTGCTGCGCCGCCACAAGTCGGACCCCGGGATCGCGCCCGAGCTGCCGCCGAAGACGGAGACCGATCACGCGGTCTCGCTCACCCAGGAGCAGGCGGCGCTGTACGAAGCCGTGGTGCGTGAGGCGCTCGCGGAGATCTCCGGCGCCGGCAGTATGGCCCGGCGGGGCCTGATCGTGAAGCTGCTGACCGGTCTCAAGCAGATCTGCAACCACCCGGCGCAGTACCTCAAGGAGGAGCGGCCGGTGATCTCGGGGCGCTCCGGGAAGCTGGAGTTGCTGGACGAGCTGCTCGGCACGATCCTCGCTGAGCGAGCGGGCGTGCTGGTGTTCACGCAGTACGTGCAGATGGCTCGCCTCCTCGAACGGCACCTCGCCGCCCGCGGCACGCCCTCGCAGTTCCTCCACGGGGGGACGTCGGTCGCCGAGCGCGAGGCCATGGTGCGGCGCTTCCAGGACGGCGAAGTGCCGGTGTTCCTGTTGTCGTTGAAGGCGGCGGGCACCGGGTTGAACCTCACCCGGGCCGAGCATGTCGTGCACTACGACCGCTGGTGGAACCCCGCCGTCGAGGCGCAGGCGACCGACCGCGCGTACCGCATCGGCCAGACCCGGCCCGTGCAGGTGCACCGGATCGTCGCGGAGGGAACGATCGAGGACCGCATCGCCGAACTGCTGCTGCGCAAGCGGGAACTGGCGGACGCGGTCCTGGGCGCCGGCGAGGCGGCGCTCACGGAACTGACGGACGCGGAACTGGCGGATCTGGTCGAACTGCGAGGGGGCCTGCGATGA
- a CDS encoding GNAT family N-acetyltransferase produces the protein MTLTWYGPDVLTVADEFTEAYAEVFTAPPWEPRDAEEARLEFRERLETDVRRPGFRAVLALSEDGGVDGFATGWTTQAPFRTDRAYGKVTRRLGAERVNELLVGHFEIDELGVRSRARGTGLGRRLLSALSSGAPGGRAWLMTWNGAPDALAFYRRAGWQEPEPLPGEETDMVVFVAPGPA, from the coding sequence GTGACACTCACGTGGTACGGCCCGGACGTCCTCACCGTCGCCGACGAGTTCACCGAGGCGTACGCCGAGGTCTTCACGGCACCGCCTTGGGAGCCCCGGGACGCCGAGGAGGCCCGGCTGGAGTTCCGTGAGCGGCTGGAGACGGACGTGCGCCGTCCGGGTTTCCGGGCGGTGCTGGCGCTGTCGGAGGACGGCGGGGTGGACGGTTTCGCCACGGGCTGGACCACCCAGGCGCCCTTCCGAACCGACCGTGCCTACGGAAAGGTGACCCGGCGGCTCGGTGCCGAGCGGGTGAACGAACTCCTCGTGGGCCACTTCGAGATCGACGAACTGGGCGTGCGCTCCCGGGCCCGCGGTACGGGTCTGGGGCGGCGGCTGCTGTCCGCTCTCAGCTCCGGCGCACCCGGCGGCCGGGCCTGGTTGATGACCTGGAACGGCGCCCCGGACGCACTGGCCTTCTACCGCCGGGCCGGATGGCAGGAGCCGGAACCCCTGCCGGGTGAGGAGACGGACATGGTGGTGTTCGTCGCCCCCGGGCCGGCCTGA